From the genome of Neomonachus schauinslandi chromosome 1, ASM220157v2, whole genome shotgun sequence:
AGGTAATTTTTGCCACAAGTTAATCACTAAATGTGTAGAGTTTATTTTGGCTCAAAattaaaaggtttttctttagTCTGGCATACCTGTGTACTACAACTGCCAGGTAATAAGTACACTGAATGAATGTTCTAATAactctgtaaattattttaaggttCATGAGAGCATGAAATTTAGTCATGACCTGTCCTCTTTTCTCTCACATTACAAGAATGAAATCTCAACAAGAATGTGTGGCTCTCTTTTATAGATTTGAAATCtatttgtgtttcagaaagaTTGCTATTTTCAGATGGGGAGAGTGATTGTCTGAAATCtacttaaatgtatttattatgccAAGAACAGATATTAAATCACACATAACATATAGGCCAAACTGTGTAATaacatatgtgcatatgtgtgtgtacacacataggATCCACTGCTTCTTTTTAAACCTACTCTCTTTCTATAAACATTGTTTTCTACTTTGCTTTAGATATTTACAGACTAcctttaaaactgtttttgaaaaagaaatgttaacatttctcTTGCATCCAAATTGCTTTCACAATGTTGTGAATAActtttatttgtgaaatatttgctgataaagaaataatttaatagcATGAGACAGTTTAATAGAATGGCCTTTATGGTCAAGATACGTCTAAACAGGTATTCTGTCATCACACTTCAcaacggtcttttttttttttttatgttatattaatcaccatacgttacatcattagtttttgatgtcgtgttccatgattcattgtttgtgtataacacccagtgctccatgcaggacgtgccctctttaatacccatcaccaggctaacccatccctccaccatcctcccctctagaaccctcagtttgtttttcagagtccatcgtctctcatggttcgtctccccctccgatttcccccccttcattcttcccttcctgctatcttcttcttcttcttctttttttttttaaacatataatgtattatttgtttcagaggtacaggtctatgattcaacagtcttacacaattcacagcgctcaccatagcacatgccctccccaatgtctatcacaacACTGTCTTAGATTTAGGAAGTTAGTTATCTCTTATCAGTAAAATATGTGGATGACACTACCTCTGTTTCAGAGTTaacatgaggattaaatgaatttctATTATTTCCAGAACCTTTATTATTCTGATCACCATCTCCTAAAAACACCATGCTTACAACTGAGTATAATACTTGAGTCATGGGTgattaataaaaatcattaatacaTACTTGTTTTTGCCTAAAGATCTTGTATTAATGTATCTTTGAATAtgctagacattttttttttttaatttgcgagagagagaatgagagacagcatgagaaggaggagggtcagagggagaagcagactccctgctgagcagggagcctgatgtgggactcgatcccgggactccaggatcatgacctgagccgaaggcagtcgctgaaccaactgagccacccaggcgcccctatgctagACATTTTAACAGCTGCATAACATCATTGGCTTGTTCATCTTAGAGTAAATTAAACTTCAAGTCTGAGTGAAATGCATGTTTCAGATGTTGTAGGCATAGATATTCTTTACTTCCCAACAACAGGTTATTTGTTAGAATTGCAGTTATACAAATTGCTATGGGGAACAATTTTGTTCTGAAAATTTAATCAGGTAAAGCTGTAAACATAACAAAGTGTAGAAACTGCTGTCACTTTAATGTGATTTGTTTACTACAATTTTTCACGTACATGTAAACATAATTGGGAAAAGTATCTATATTCCCTATGAATAGCCATCTGTtaccaaaataaaaggatatatagAGATTGTTTTTAATTCAGTAGATAGTACATAAAGTCTCCTACAATCTATGGAGGTGGCGCTTAtgtagaaaaagtttgctaaaattttttcaaacataattgagaatttcttattataaaaccagggaaggaaaaaaaaagaaagaaaacatggcagAAGGGatagtcaaaggaaaaaaatatatagttgcagttctgatattttaaattgtccacatcattaaaagaaacaaaaccaaaataatacgGTAAAATGATCAggaaaagaatattcattttattacaGACAGAATTCCACTAGAACAACCTATGCATTTGTCTTATTCACCATTGTATAAATAATGTGTAATAGATTTGCATATAATAGatgcttaagaaatatttaaagagaaaataaatacaaagtgaatgatgaatggatgaatgaataatgaatggaAAGTTCCACTTATTTTGTGAAAAGTTATCTTTTAGTAAGTTATTATATATCAATGAAAAATGTTTATCCTAAATTAAAGAGAGCAATTATTTAGTGAGTACCTGATAAATGTAACATGTATCAGGtcttaaaagaagggaaaaaaaagacacaatatcTATGTTTaactgttttatcattttaaaaagatcacatGGTTACTACATGAAAACaatacaaagacaaagaaagatgcAGTAACAGAAATATTGGGAAAATTGGGATcagcttcattttaaaataaacttttaaaattgagatataatttacatatattgaaaTCTGGAGGtcttatatgtgtatttatatgagTTCTGACAATTATAAAATCTATATATTCATCATTTAAAACAAGGAATGGAATATTTCCAGTGCTGGGAGGGGGTCACCACTGCAGAGCTGCAGCAGCTCTGGGTGCAGGAGGCAGTGGACTCCATGGTCAAGAGTCTGGAGAGAAGGAACACCTGGAGGATTCAGGGTTTCATGTTCCAGCACAGCACCAGCTGTTGTGAGGACAGCAGATCTGCCATGCAGCTGGTGCACCAGTGCATTGAGCACTGCCATGCACCTCTGGCTCAAGTCCATGCCCTGGTGACCAGTGAGTTAGAGCAGTTGCAGGACTGCCTGGCCCAATGCACCATGCACTGCAATGACAAAGCCAAAAATTCAACAGATGCTAGAAGTAAAGAGCTTCAGGTGAAGCTGCAGCTGGAGATTTGTGTGACCAAGTATGTGGATGATCATATGTACCTCATCCCAACCATGACCAAGATGATGGAGTCTCTCTTGTCCGTTGGGAAATAGAAGTCTTTGCAATTGGCCATTGGGGCTGACAGCAGGGatctatttaaaaagagaaatgggagTCTTGTTCTTTTAAGTAAGGTTTATGAAGAAATTAAGGATGGCAGCAAGTTGGAGGCATGTGTCATTTGCCTCTGGACACTGGTTCCTTTGTTTCAATcctagaaaatgaaatggaaaaaaactgcTAAGTTTGGGTCAGAGATGGCACAGGAGAGTTTTTGATGGCCTAAATTGCACGTGCTTATCCTGGCACTAGGGATCTTCCTTGTATGAAGCCAGAGCCTCCAAGATACCAGATTCTTCTTAGTACACAAGTACCAACAAGCTGGCAGATTCCTCTAACCTGCCTATGATCTGGTGTGAGCAGAGGTGTTTCTGTTTGTTGCCAACCTCCTGTTTACCAGAAAGATCACCAAATCATTTTCCATAAGCTGTAAAACAAAATCTATGAGGTCACTAATTtagaaggggaaaaacaaaaggtgtctgtgtctttgttttgcttggttttgtttaATATACAATGGTATGAAATTGATTTAAGATGTGGAgttgggaggggtgcctgggtggctcagttggttgagcatcagactcttggtttcagttcaggtcatgatctcagggtggtgagattgagccccacctcagctctgtgctcagcaagagtctgcttgaagattctttccctctgaccctcccccctcttactctctttcaaataaataagtttaaaaacaaaacaacaacagaaaaagatgTGGAGTTGGGAGAGGTCATTTGCATAAGAACTTTGAACAGTTCCTTGTGGATCTCTTTTCTGGCTATCAAGATGTGGATATGCATTTCTTGAAATACACATTACACCTTTCAGCTAGGAGACCCTGTAAAAAACATAAGGCAATGTTACACTGGGTGTGGGAAGCCCACCTTCCCTCTCACTGGCTGCCATGATGGACCCTGAGGCTCTCTGCAGTAGAGTCACAGGACAATCTTCCAGTAACACTCTTTCTTGAAGGGAAAGGGGGTTTTGATTTTACTCTATGCCAGTATCCAGGAATGAACATTGAAGGCAGTACTGTTGCCTTCTTAATTAAGAAAGTGATTAAGTACTGgatttggaaaaatgtgttttttatagaACAGAATCTAATGAAAGCCCAAACTCAGTATTACATACTTAGCCCCCTGAAGTAACAGAGCACTACTGAGACAATCCCTTGGCAACAGGAaggtcaaaggaaaaaaagttagcAACTCAGGTATGAGCTGTGACTCATTTAAAGCAAAAGAGGGGCAACTCCTCCATGACCAAATATCGCTTTGCTTTGGGGTCTTTGCAGAAAGCAATGTTGCTGCCCCAGCTCCACCACCTTGTCATTTTGATAAGGACCTTGTCTTTTTACCAACTTATTACTTGAAGTGATAATATAGGCTGTGTTTGGTGTTTCAAGGCTGTGATACATTTTCCTAGTggttcagttttaaaaaataaggtttagTTTttcgttaaaaaaaaagtggggttaTGGGATATTTCTTTCATCTCAGTTCCTTCTTGCCCATTCCATGGCCCACAGACAACCACTCATTTCTACCAGCATTGATTATTGTTTTCAGATCATGGACTTTCTATAAGTAAAGCCACAAAGTGACTACTCCTTTGGCTTATTTTTCACTGTGTTTTGgagataaaataatgtttaatgtcataaaaaatatgtgcttaaattctgaaatatatagaaaatgaaatagtaTGTGCTCTCCTCCCACAATAACTTAAGAGaccctcctctcttttttcttactttctgccTGATACTTGTTGGAAGAATCAGTAGGAAGAAATTCTAGGAACCCTGCAGAGTTGTATGGAGAGAAACCTACTTTTCATATTAGACTTACATGAATAAGGCATGTATCTTTGCTTTGTGAAACTGTTGAGATTTTGAAGTTATTACTGATGTTGACATATTCTAACATATGAGTAGAAAGTAGATATCCTGCTTATCACCATTGTAAGagcaaaatacaaattaaaaataagaagcttcATTCTCTCTGTTGATAATATGTGAAGACATtgccttttcttagagcatttactttaggaAACTTGTAGTAGTTCTTATCTGtctctttgaaatatttacaaatcttttCAAAAGCTAAATATGCCACTTGCCAGCTTTATGACCCAGAAATATCTCTTTAAACAAGCAGGGAAACATTTCCTTGAATTGTAATCATTAACAAGGATAGGGCCTctatctcccagtttctgtgggagaATAAGAGCCTCATTTTTGTGGCACCTTTTTCCAAGTTGCAAAACTACTTCACGTCAGTGAGatatgagaaatttatttttcctttggataaaacCAGTTAACACAGGTAGTCCCTGCAATTAGAATGAGAATTTATAATAAACTGTACATGACAAATAATACTGCTAAGCCCTCCTATTGAGAACTGGTTATTGTTTATCTTGAGAACATGTATGAAAATGGTGTCTACATGGCTATCTTAAAGGGTAAgatatctttctgtttttttgtaaTCTCTTAGCAAATTATCTGTGATGCacatcacattctggtttaatgcttattcaataatGAAGTTGTTTTATCTCTCTTCTGTCCCTGTGCAGAGGTTTTCTGGGTTGagagaagattttgtttttaattatatttccccaaCAATCCTGAATGAAGACAGGATGTCTGGAAATTCCTGAACTGAGTAAAGCAGCTGAAGGTCTGTGGCCACACAATAGTCAGGTAGTGGCCATGAATTATAAAAAAGTTTCCCTTCCAGCTCTCCACTCTTGTGGAATACTAGCTGCACCACCACACTCTTGAAATCCAAAATTTTACTATTGGATAATGATGGGtaatacagattctttttttttttttaagattttatttatttgagagagagagaaagcacatgcaggggaagcaacaggcagagggagaagcaggctccccactgagcagggagcccaaaacagtacttgatcccaggaccctgggatcacaacctgagccaaaggctcaaccaactgagccacccaggagtcctgggtaatttctaaaatgtcattaaGATCATATGTCTAGGGAATGTCTCGTAtaactctttctcttaaaaaactaatatcttgggcgcctgggtggctcagtcgttaggcgtctgccttaggctcaggtcatgatcccagggtcctgggatcaagccccgcatcgggctccctgctcagcgggaagcctgcttctccctctcccactccccctgcttgtgttccctctctcactgtgtctctctctgtcaaataaataaataaaatatttaaaaaaaaaaactaatacctTTTTGTCATGTTTTGAATGAATATAAGagaatctgattcttttttaaattttattattatgttaatcaccatacgtcattagtttttgatgtagtgttccatgattcattgtttgcgaataacacccagtgctccattcaatacgtaccctctttaatacccatcaccaggctaacccaaccctccacccgcctcccctctagaacactcagtttgtttctcagagtccatagtctctcatggttcgtctccccctccgattcccccccttcattttcctttcctgctatcttcctcttttttttttttttttttttaacatataatgtattatttgtttcagaggtacaggtcacaggtctgtgattcaacaatctcacacaattcacagaactcacctaagcacataccctccccagtgtctatcacccagccaccccatctctcccacgccccaccactccagcaaccctcagtttgtttcctgagattaagaattcctcatatctgggtgcctgggtggctcagttggttaagcgactgtcttcggctcaggtcatgatcctggagtcccaggatcgagtcccgcatcgggctccctgctcggcagggaatctgcttctctctctgaacctccctcctctcatgctctctatctcattctctctctcaaataaataaattaaaaaaaaaaatctttaagaattcctcatatcagtgagatcatatgatacatgtctttctctgattgacttattttgttcagca
Proteins encoded in this window:
- the LOC110578444 gene encoding protein FAM136A-like, which produces MEYFQCWEGVTTAELQQLWVQEAVDSMVKSLERRNTWRIQGFMFQHSTSCCEDSRSAMQLVHQCIEHCHAPLAQVHALVTSELEQLQDCLAQCTMHCNDKAKNSTDARSKELQVKLQLEICVTKYVDDHMYLIPTMTKMMESLLSVGK